The following are from one region of the Biomphalaria glabrata chromosome 4, xgBioGlab47.1, whole genome shotgun sequence genome:
- the LOC106054053 gene encoding protein LLP-like has product MAKSIRSKHRRKMRNVKRQFYAKKDLEKLKKVVSHSSVLDELVTTRTVKDLKVEQDSNKHEGTTMDVDKPVVSYNNKTKQNEHGHYPDWMNQRAVKKHKAKLARSKKKVGKKIKW; this is encoded by the exons ATGGCAAAAAGCATTCGAAGCAAACATAGAAGGAAAATGAGAAATGTGAAAAGGCAGTTTTATGCAAAAAAAGatcttgaaaaattaaaaaaagtagtTTCTCATTCTTCAGTTCTCGATGAGTTAGTGAcaa CAAGAACTGTTAAAGACTTAAAAGTTGAACAAGACAGTAATAAACATGAAG GTACTACTATGGATGTTGATAAGCCTGTTGTTTCctataataataaaaccaaGCAAAATGAACATGGTCACTACCCTGACTGGATGAATCAAAGAGCTGTTAAAAAACACAAAGCAAAACTGgcaaggtctaaaaaaaaagttggaaaaaaaattaaatggtgA